Below is a window of Allomuricauda ruestringensis DSM 13258 DNA.
GGGAATATATACAACCCTATAATAAAAATTTGGGATGCGCTCCAGATTTTTAATGATAAAACATATACACTAGATTAGTCCAATACGTGTAACATTTGCGCACTTTGTAAAAGAGAAATAGGGATTTGATAAGGGGAGTGCTGGTACATGTTATAAAAAGGATGGAATTCTTGAAATAGCGGGTTCATTGCCACACCACGCTGTCTTTATCAGCCGTCTGTGCCCCCATCACCCGCAAGGTGCTGGCCCATCCTTGACCGCGGTGTGGCAACTATATGGTAAATTTACGGAAAAGGATCGGGGTCCATCGATGTTTCACGATGGTAAAAGGACTTTTTTACTCTGAACTACTGGATGATGGGCAATTTGTTTTTCTATCGTAAAAGCCTATTTACTATACATGTGATAACAGTATTGTGGAAGTTTATGGGAGGCGTATAAAACAAAAGACACACCCTGGGACGCTGTTCTTACGGTGTAGCGTGGTGTGTACTATTAGTGCAAAATTACTATTCTTATTTCATATTTCACTTCAAATTTTTGGAGTTTATTGTTTTTAAGATGTTAAACAATTGTTCTCAAAAAAATATGGAAGTTCAAAACAAAAATTGGAAATTCCCATTGGTGTCCGTAGATTTGTCCGTGTCCGTAAAAACGTCCGCAACCTATCATGGCAACATTTAACTTCTATCTCGACAAGACCGACAAAAAAGGTTTTTCCCCTATCCATCTGAGGATCAATTGTAATTCCGAACAGGTAAAGATCTCTACCAAGGAGAAAATCAGACCGAAAGAATTTGATAAGGAGACCCAATCCGTGATCGACACGGCAGAGAGGGCAATTGAGATCAATCATTATTTGGGATATTTGAGGGATAGGGCAGAAGAACTTTTCAACAACTCCCCCAAGAAAAATTATACAGATAAGGAAATAAAGGACAAACTCTCTGATTATGTCAATGCCTATAAAGAGGGCCATGATGTCAATATTGTAAGGGAACCCAGCTTCCCAAAGGGAGAGGCATTTACCTTTGTAGACCTGTTCGCCGGTGCGGGGGGATTCAGCGAGGGTTTTTTACAGGCAGAGAGCAAAAACAAGTATTTTGAATTTTTGTTGGCCAATGACATCAATGAAAATTCGGAATTGACCCATTTGGTGCGGTACAATTATCAATTGGGCCTGGATGCCGAATTTTTGTGCCAAGACATCACAGAACCTGATTTTTTGGACAACTTGCTGACCAAACTCAAAGGAAAGCAGGTGGATGTGGTCTGTGGGGGACCTCCATGCCAAAGTTTTAGTCTGGCGGGAAAACGTAAAAAGTTCGATAAGAAGGACGATCTCTTTGCCCATTATCTGGAGGTCATCAAAGTATTGCAGCCCAAATACTTTGTGATGGAGAACGTAAAGGGGATTCTGACCAAGGAACGGGGAAAGATCAAGGAATTGATATTGGCGGAAATCAATTCAATAGTGGACATAAATGAAGTTCCCCGACTGTCAACCTTTATTACGGCGTTGAAGAAAAGCAACCCAGAGGAAAACTTCATTTTGGACTGTCTGGTCAAGCGCATTGAAATCGAACGGTTCACGGATGCCAAGGCGGAAATGGAGAAAGAAAGTTATATAAGGAACGTTGACGCCAGATTTAAAAAATTGACTCCCAATATTGTCGATTACAAAACAAGCAAGACAGATACCCGAATCAGTACCATCAGACACGGTTTCAATATACTGATACGGAACAAGGAATGGGAAAAGCTTAAAAGGGACATCATACGGGAAAAGGATTTCTGCAACATCGACAATGATGCATTTGTGGATACCTTCACCCAATTCCTGACGCATCTTGATTCGCAAGAAATCATTGACAAGATCGAACAGGCCTTCAAAGAATTAAAAGTAGAGAAGAAATTCCGGAAACAATGCGAGGATATTATCCATGCTTTGAAGATCTATATCCTTAACATCGATGACTGTCTATCCATTATCAAGACGTTTTGCAACAAACGACAAAACAATGAGCTTCAAAAGATAATCGATGATATCAGACTGTACAGGATCGAAGCACCATTTGTGGCCAACTCCTCAAATTATGGGGTGCCGCAGAATAGGGAACGTGTACTCTTCATTGGTTGTAGAAAGGACCAGAAGTTTATATCTGAAATACCTGCCACCGTTACCGAGCAGGAGAAAGTATCGGTATTTGAGGCCTTGTACGATCTGGATTTTATCGGCAACAACCAAGAGGCTCACCATTATCATCTTGTCGATATCTCAAAACAGTACAATGGTACTGCCAAAAAGATGAAAGGCTTATTAAAACATCGATCAATTGATGGAAAACCTTTGGTCAAAAAGGGTAAGACCTTTGCCGAGTGGAGCAAGTCTGGCCGCCTCAATGGTAGGTTTACCAACGCCACAAAGCCCTTTTATGTCAAGAATTCGGAGGCATTGGATAATAATCAAAAAGATTATGCCGTGCTGCACAACCACAAGACCAGCAATCAAGGGGAAGATGTCATCAAACGTTTGGATATCATCCTAAAGGAAGGGGATTACAAGAAAGCACAGGTAAAACTGAACCAATATGGTCTGGCTTCAAACAAGCGAAACTATAATGTATTGAAACCTGAATCCCAGAGCCCCACGGTAATGACCATCCCGGATGATTATATCCACTATAATACCCCAAGGGCGCTTACCGTCCGAGAAATGGCCCGTTTGCAATCCTTCGATGACTCCTTTGTGTTTCAGGGGAAGCGCTCCACTGGTGGAAACAATCGCAAATCGGAACTGCCCCAATATACTTTGGTCGGGAATGCGGTTCCCCCTTTGATGGCACGGGCAGTGGCGATGGAAATCTTAAAGAATATCAAGTGAGAAAACTTTCCGACGCCGAACAGAATAAGATAAAGGTCTTAACAAAATACCAAGTCCCATTTACCTTAATAGAGCCGACTGAAACAGGGTTGAAAAAATCCATTATGGATGCCACCGGTGCGGTGCGCAGCTTTTTGGAAGAGGAGAATATCCATAATTATGAATCACAACTGCAAGGACCGAAGAATAAAGTACTGATGCCAGCCGTGATATATGAGGGGTTAAAGATTATAAAGTCTACAGCTTCTCTTTACCGCCCTTTAACAAAAAATGGTGATCCCAGAATCTGGTTCTACGGGCTGTCCAATTTTGCAGACCCCAATGATATTGTTGCCATCATCTATTATGATAATAGTTTTCAGGTCTTTAACCTGACAAAAATGGATGTGGAAGGACTCATAAGCTCTTCCATCGGAAATCCGCTTCAGGAATTGATACTTGAAATCAACACTACGGAAAATGAAGTGGCCCTTGAGCTTTTGGCTATACTGCGAAAACTGGCAAGTAAAGGTCCGATACCCTCCATGGTGGATGCGGACACCTCAGTGGGCAGGACGCTGGAAACAGCATTGGGAATCGATATCAATTCATCCAAACAACCGGACTACAAAGGAATTGAACTCAAATCTTTTCGTGGTAAAAGAAACAATAGGAAAAACCTTTTTGCACAAGTGCCCAATTGGACATTGAGCAAGTTCAAGAGCTCCCAAGACATTTTGGATGCATTTGGTTATGATCGCGGAGATGATTTTAAACTATACTGTACCGTCTCGGCAATAACACAAAACTCCCAAGGCCTGAGCCTTAAATTGGATTCGGACATCGACCAATTGATTGAGAATTCCAACAATCCTGGTATTGGTGATTTTGTGGTGTGGACCTTGGACAAGCTTCATAATCGATTAAGGGAAAAGCACAAAGAGACTTTTTGGGTGGAAGCAGATAGTATCCATAAGGATGGGAAGGAACATTTTCAGTACAAATTGGTGGAACATACCAAAAAGCCCATCACCTCACAATTTGATCTATTGATTGATCAAGGAATAATCACTTTAGATCATTTGATCAAGCGAAATTCCAAAGGAAAGGTTGTTGAAAAAGGTCCATTGTTTAAGATAAGACCCAAGGGAATTGAGCTGCTTTTTCCACCTAGTGAGACATATGCCTTAATTTAAATAGGCAGTCCATTCTGGTTTTTTTCAGATGGCAGTGAATTAAACTGACTTGGTGCGGCACCAGCCACATTTTTCGGGGAGGGTTTCAGGTTGGGTGAAAAATATGCAGTGATTAAGGATGGGTTTGCATGCTTTTACTCAATTACCACTGGCTTTTTTTTATTCCGCAAATGCAAATTTTTCAATGTGATAGTTTTCATAAAGTAAGAAACTAGCATTGTTAGCCTTTCGTTATTCTTTTTCCGCTAATACACTTTCTCTCGTATCAATAACCTCAAATTTAATTCCGTTCAATTTTGATTTTAACTGTTCGATTATCAAATCAATTCTTTGCTCTATGAATATGTCCAAAGCATTTTCAGGCATTTCGGGTAAACTTGACCATTCCAATACTTGTTCAGGGATTAAATGTGATTTAATAGCTGTCGGGAAGTCAGGATTTTTATCATAGTCGCAGATATAATCTAAAGGATTTTTATTGCTAATTTCTAAATTTGTTATTTGTGTCAAATAAGCAATATTCATTAGAGAATTATTGTCGATAGTATTAGAGCCTGGGTTTTTTGCAATGTAG
It encodes the following:
- a CDS encoding DNA cytosine methyltransferase — encoded protein: MATFNFYLDKTDKKGFSPIHLRINCNSEQVKISTKEKIRPKEFDKETQSVIDTAERAIEINHYLGYLRDRAEELFNNSPKKNYTDKEIKDKLSDYVNAYKEGHDVNIVREPSFPKGEAFTFVDLFAGAGGFSEGFLQAESKNKYFEFLLANDINENSELTHLVRYNYQLGLDAEFLCQDITEPDFLDNLLTKLKGKQVDVVCGGPPCQSFSLAGKRKKFDKKDDLFAHYLEVIKVLQPKYFVMENVKGILTKERGKIKELILAEINSIVDINEVPRLSTFITALKKSNPEENFILDCLVKRIEIERFTDAKAEMEKESYIRNVDARFKKLTPNIVDYKTSKTDTRISTIRHGFNILIRNKEWEKLKRDIIREKDFCNIDNDAFVDTFTQFLTHLDSQEIIDKIEQAFKELKVEKKFRKQCEDIIHALKIYILNIDDCLSIIKTFCNKRQNNELQKIIDDIRLYRIEAPFVANSSNYGVPQNRERVLFIGCRKDQKFISEIPATVTEQEKVSVFEALYDLDFIGNNQEAHHYHLVDISKQYNGTAKKMKGLLKHRSIDGKPLVKKGKTFAEWSKSGRLNGRFTNATKPFYVKNSEALDNNQKDYAVLHNHKTSNQGEDVIKRLDIILKEGDYKKAQVKLNQYGLASNKRNYNVLKPESQSPTVMTIPDDYIHYNTPRALTVREMARLQSFDDSFVFQGKRSTGGNNRKSELPQYTLVGNAVPPLMARAVAMEILKNIK
- a CDS encoding MvaI/BcnI family restriction endonuclease, translating into MRKLSDAEQNKIKVLTKYQVPFTLIEPTETGLKKSIMDATGAVRSFLEEENIHNYESQLQGPKNKVLMPAVIYEGLKIIKSTASLYRPLTKNGDPRIWFYGLSNFADPNDIVAIIYYDNSFQVFNLTKMDVEGLISSSIGNPLQELILEINTTENEVALELLAILRKLASKGPIPSMVDADTSVGRTLETALGIDINSSKQPDYKGIELKSFRGKRNNRKNLFAQVPNWTLSKFKSSQDILDAFGYDRGDDFKLYCTVSAITQNSQGLSLKLDSDIDQLIENSNNPGIGDFVVWTLDKLHNRLREKHKETFWVEADSIHKDGKEHFQYKLVEHTKKPITSQFDLLIDQGIITLDHLIKRNSKGKVVEKGPLFKIRPKGIELLFPPSETYALI